The region TTGATCGTGGCAGTGCCGTAAAGCAGGTTGGTGTCGGAGCCGAGGCCTTCCTTGGCAACCTTGGCGTCGAACATCAGGCGATAGCCATTGTGCGGGTCGATGCGGTTGTCGCTGCGCAGGTAGGAATAATTGATCCCCGGCATCACCAGATTACTCAGGCCCGAGTCATTGCCCAGGCGGTATTCCTCGCGCTGGTATTTGAGCGAGATCACACGGGTCCAGCCGCTGGGCAGTTTGCTGTGCCATTCCGGGCCAAGGGTGAGCAATTTACTCAGGGTGTCAGTGTTGGCCAGTTCTTCATTCTGGTAGCCACCGGCGAAGCGCAATTTGTCGGTCAACGGTGGGTCCAGCGGAATGTCGTACCACAGCCCGACGTTCTGCCGCGGCGCCGACAGTTCGGCTTCCCAACCATAGCTGTGGCCCTGAGGGTTGACCCAGTGGCGGGTCCAGTTGGCCTTGCCACGCGGGCCGACGTCGGTGGAGTAACCGAGGCCCAGGCCCATAGTGCGTGGCTTGCGGGTTTCCAGTTGCACGGCCACCGGGATCACGTCATTGGCCGAGCCGGCGGGTGTGGCGTCCACGCGCACGCCTTCGAAGAAACCGCTCGATTGCAGGTTCTGATTGAGTTCAGCGATCAATTCGGAGTCGTAAGGCGTGCCGCTTTTGAACGGCACCATGCGTTGCAACAGGTCTTCATCAAACGGCGTATCGCCGGTAAAGCTGACGTTACCCATGGTGTAGCGCGGGCCACTGTCGTACACGAGTTCGATATCGGCGACACCGGCTTTCGGGTCAACGATGAGTTTCTGGCTGGTAAAGCGCCCGCTGAAAAAGCCGTAGCGCGAGGCCTGGTTCTGGATCAGACGCTTGGCGTCTTCATAGTGGCCGTGGTTGAGCACGGCACCGGAGGTGAGGTCGCTGCCTTCGGGCACGCGAAAAGCCTTGAGGCTCGCGGCCTGGCCGTCGACCCGAATGGTCACGTTGCGCAAATGCACCGGTTCGCCGGGGTCGATGGTGAGGACCAGGCGCGGGTTTTTACCGCCCTTTACATCACTGCTGATCAGAGGCTGATAGAAGCCCAGAGCCTGGGCCGCTTTGCGGGCCTGCTCTTCGGCGCCACGGCTGAACCGCAGCAAGGCTTCTTCATCGCGATCGCCTACCCCGCCGATATAGCCTTCGATGTTGGCTTTCAACGCGTCGTTTGAAGGCTTGATTCGCACGTCCAATTCGCTTTGCGCCAATGCGCCGCAGCTTGTGAACAGCAGAATCAAGCCGCTGGTAAATCTTCCTGGGAGCTTCATACGCGCGGATGCTACACGACCTTGGGAGGCTCTTTGAACCCGGAATTATCTGAATAATTCTGTATTAAGCCGTTGCAGCATGTAACGACTGCGGATTGGGGTGGAAAAAAACGTGTTCCAGAATCGGGCCTATCGCCACTTCACCAATTTCCTCATAGCCCTGGCGCTTGTAAAAATCCAGATAGCGCGAATCGCCAGTGTCGAGCACGACGCCTGAAGAGTGCGGGTCATCGGCACACCAGTTGTGCACGGCTTCCAGCAACTGTTCGCCGTAATGTTTGCCCTGAAATTGCGGGTGAATGCCCAACAGCGGCAGCACATGCACCGACTCGCTGGGCAGGCACGCCAGCACTGCGTAATGGTATTCCAAGTAACGCCGAGTACCGCGCACCCCGGTGCTCAACCACATCCGCAATTGCCAGGCCCAGCTCTCGGTGATGCCCAGGCGCCGCTGCGGTGGCGCGATCAGCGCGATGCCGATCAGCCGGTCGTTGACGAACAGCCCGATGGCGGGAAGTTTCTGAAAGAAGTGCTGCTTGACCAGTTCGCGCACGGTGGCCCGTACCCGCTGTTCATAACCCGAACGCTCGGCCTCGAAGATATAGGCGAAGGTCGGCTCATGCCGATAAGCCTGGTACAACAAGGAACGCGCCTCGCGGGAATAGCCGCTGTTGAGCAGGCGAATGTCGGCGATGGCAGTCGAAGTGTCAGGCATGCAGTTAATCTCCCTGGGCGCCATTCAAAAGATGGCGTTCTTATGGGTACGAACCTACGCAGCACCAGTCGTTCCCAGACATTAGCAGTGCATCCGCCCTACCGCCACGCTGGCCCCCGTCCGACTTGTCGGCTAGCATCGCCTTTTTGCCAGACTGGACTGCCGACCATGAAAATCGTCTCCTTCAATATCAACGGGCTGCGCGCCCGCCCTCATCAGCTGGCGGCGCTGATTGAAAAGCATCAACCCGACGTGATTGGCCTGCAGGAAACCAAGGTCCACGATGACCAGTTCCCGCTGGCCGAAGTGCAGGCACTGGGCTACCACGTGTACTACCACGGCCAAAAAGGCCACTACGGTGTGGCCTTGCTCTCGCGCAAAGAAGCATTGAGCGTGCACAAAGGGTTTGCCAGTGATGAAGAAGACGCCCAGCGCCGCTTTATCTGGGGCACCTTCGCCGATGAGAACGGCAACCCCGTGACTGTCATGAACGGCTACTTCCCCCAGGGCGAAAGCCGCGACCACCCCACCAAGTTCCCGGCCAAGCAGCGCTTCTACGCAGACTTGCAGCACCTGCTGGAAAGCCAGTTCAGCAATGACCAGGCGCTGGTGGTGATGGGCGACGTGAACATTTCCCCGGAAGATTGCGACATCGGCATCGGCGCCGACAATGCCAAGCGTTGGCTGAAAACCGGCAAGTGCAGCTTCCTGCCGGAAGAACGCGAGTGGATGGCGCGCTTGAAGAACTGGGGCCTGGTCGACAGTTTCCGTCACTTGAACCCGGACGTGACCGACCGCTTCAGCTGGTTCGACTACCGCAGCCGTGGTTTCGAGGACGAGCCCAAGCGTGGGCTGCGCATTGACGTGATCATGGCGTCCAACGGCTTGCTGTCACGGGTCAAGGATGCCGGTGTGGACTACGATTTGCGTGGTCTGGAAAAGCCATCGGACCATGCGCCGATCTGGCTCGAACTGAGCTGACACCATTACTCAGTGCGGGAGTTGGCGTGCCAGCTCCCACGCGTTGATCAGCGGCGTACCCGTCATATTTATGCAACCTGCCTGACTTAATCTGGCGGCACTCCCTTTGGCTTAAGAAGGTGCCGGCATGATGCTGCGCGTTCTGCTCCTGTTGCTCCTGCCCCTCTACGCTGTCGCCACTCCCCTGCCCGTTCCCGATCAAGGCCCCGCATTGCGTATCCAGGGCTCCAATACCATTGGCGCGGCCTTGGGGCCCGCGCTGGTCAAGGGTTTGATGGAGCACCAGGGCTTGCAGACGGTACACAGCGAGCCCGGCGATGGCGCCAACGAACGACGAGTGATCGGCACGACACGTCAGGGCAAGACCGTGACTATCGAGGTGGCCGCCCACGGTTCCAGCACCGGGTTTAGCGCGCTCAAAAACGCCAGCGCCGACCTCGCGGCGTCGTCCCGGCCGATCAAGGACAGCGAACTGGTTGACCTGGAACCCCAGGGAGACCTGAAAAGCCCCGAGGCCGAGCAAGTGATCGCCATTGACGGCCTGGCAATCATCCTGAATCCGCAAAACCCGTTGAATACCTTGAACACCGACCAACTGGCGCAGATCTTCAACGGCGAGGTCAGCACCTGGGAGGCGCTGGGCGGCACCGGCGGTGCCATTCATTTATATGCCCGGGATGATCAATCCGGCACCTACGACACCTTTAAGGAACTGGTGCTACGCCTGCGCGGTAAGCCTCTCGCAACGTCCGCCAAGCGCTTCGAGTCCAGTGAAGCGTTGTCCGACGCGGTGAGCCATGACCCACAAGGCATCGGGTTCATCGGCCTGCCTTATGTGCGCCAGGCCAAAGCCGTGGCGATTGTCGACGGTGACTCACAACCCATGCAGCCGCTGACCAGCCTGATTGCCACCGAGGATTACCCGCTGTCACGCCGCTTGTATTTCTACTGGCCGCCATCAAGCCATAACCCTTGGGCCAAGGCATTGGTGGACTTTACCCAGAGCAGCAAAGGCCAGGCGATTGTGGCTGCCAACGGTTTTATCGCGCAGCAAGTACAGGCAATTGGCGTGGAGCCGCGCAACTCAATGCCCGAGGACTATCAGGCCATCGCCCGTGATGCCCAGCGCTTGACGGTGAATTTTCGTTTCGAGGAAGGCAGTGCCAGCCTGGACAACAAGGCTCGCCAGGATTTGCAGCGGGTGGTGGCTTATATCCGCAGCCACGGCAAGCTCGACAGGCACGTGACACTGGTGGGGTTTGGTGATGCCAAGAATGACCCGCAGCGTGCGGCGCTCTTGTCAAAATTGCGGGCGATGGCGGTGCGCCGGGAATTGGTCAAAAGCGGCGTGGTGCTGCGCGATATTCGCGGGTTCGGCGCGCAGATGCCGGTGGCGGCGAATACGGCGGATGAGGGCCGGATCAAGAATCGGCGGGTGGAGGTTTGGGTGTACTGAACCTTGAGTTTTATGGTGTAAACACTGGCCTCTGCGCGGGCAAGCCCGGTCCCACATTCGACCTCATTCTCATGTTGGAAATCGGTCAATTGTGGGAGCTGGCTTGCCCGCGATAGGGGCGACGCGGTGTTACTGCCCGCTGCGCATCAGCTCTTTAGGCACATACTTGCCGATCTCGAACTTGCCGATCGCCGCGCGGTGTACTTCATCCGGGCCGTCGGCCAGGCGCAAGGTGCGTTGCATGGCGTACATGTAGGCCAGCGGGAAGTCGTTGGACACCCCGGCACCTCCGTGGATCTGGATCGCGCGGTCGATCACCTTCAACGCCACGTTCGGCGCCACGACCTTAATCTGGGCGATTTCGCTTTTCGCCACTTTGTTACCGACGGTATCCATCATGTAGGCCGCCTTCAAGGTCAGCAGGCGCGCCATGTCGATTTCCATCCGCGAGTCGGCGATCTTGTCGATATTGCCGCCCAAGCGTGCCAATGGCTTGCCGAACGCGGTACGGCTGACGGCGCGTTTGCACATCAGCTCCAGCGCACGCTCGGCCATGCCGACGGAGCGCATGCAGTGGTGGATACGGCCTGGGCCAAGGCGACCCTGGGCAATTTCAAAGCCGCGGCCTTCACCGAGCAGTACGTTTTCATACGGTACGCGCACGTTGTCGAACAGCACTTCAGCGTGGCCGTGAGGGGCGTCGTCGTAACCGAATACCGGCAGCGGGCGCACGATCTTCACGCCGGGGGTGTCCACCGGCACCAGGATCATCGAGTGCTGCTGGTGACGCGGTGCATCCGGGTTGCTCAGGCCCATGAAGATCAGGATCTTGCAGCGCGGGTCGCAGGCGCCGGAGGTCCACCACTTCTTGCCGTTGATCACCCACTCATCGCCCTGGCGTTCGGCGCGGGCGGCCATGTTGGTGGCGTCTGAGGAGGCCACGTCCGGCTCGGTCATGGCAAAGGCCGAGCGGATCTCGCCGCGCAGCAGCGGTTCGAGCCAGCGTTGTTTCTGTTCTGCGTTGGCGTAGCGCACCAGCACTTCCATGTTGCCGGTGTCGGGGGCGGAGCAGTTGAACGGCTCCGGTCCCAGCAAGGAGCGGCCCATGATCTCGGCCAACGGCGCGTATTCGAGGTTGGTCAGGCCGGCGCCCAGCTCGGATTCCGGCAGGAACAGGTTCCACAGGCCTTCGGCTTTTGCCTTGGCTTTCAGCTCCTCCATGATGGCGGTGGGCTGCCAGCGGTCACCTTCGCTGACCTGGCGTTCAAACACCGTCTCGGCCGGGTAAACGTAAGCGTCCATGAACGCGGTGACGCGTTCACGCAGTTCCTGAACCTTGGGCGAATAGGCGAAATCCATGAGCAGCTCCCTTCTCTGAGAGGTTGTTTAGGTCATGCAATCGATGCTAGAACAGGGTTGATAATTTACCTAGCCTATTCTCGGCGTGTATTAACATTCATCACCGATATATGATCGGCGCATGGGCACTTAACAAATCGCCACCTAACAATAAGAGCGCAACGACATGAATCTGAGCAAGGTCGACCTCAACCTCTTTATCGTCTTCGACGCGATCTACACCGAAGCCAACCTGACTCGCGCCGGGCAAATTGTCGGCATCACCCAGCCGGCGGTGTCCAACGCACTGGCGCGCCTGCGCGAGACGTTCAACGACCCGCTGTTCGTGCGCACCGCCCAAGGCATGGTGCCTACGCCGATGGCGCAGAACATCATCGGCCCGGTGCGCAACGCGTTGTCGCTGCTGCGGGTGTCGGTGCAGGAAAGCCGGATTTTCAACCCGCAACAGGCGGCCAAGACCTATCGCATCAGCATGACCGACCTTACCGAGGCGGTGATTCTGCCGTTGCTGTTCCAGCGCCTGCGCCGCCTGGCGCCGACCGTGGTGATCGAGAGTTTCCTGTCCAAACGCCGCGAAACCACCAAGGAGCTGGCCGCCGGGCGCCTGGACTTTGCCGTGGACGCGCCGCTTAACACTGACCCGCAAGTGCGCCATGTGAAGCTGATGGAAGACCGCTACGTGTGCGCCATGCGCAAGGGCCACCCGATGGCGGGCAAGGACAAATTCACCCTGGACGACTACCTGTCACTGACCCATATCCATATCTCCAGCCGCCGCAACGGCTTGGGCCATGTCGACCTGGCGTTGGGCAAAATGGGCATCCAGCGCAAGATCGCCCTGCGCTCCCAGCATTACCTGATGGCTTCGCAAGTGTTGCAGCAGACCGACATGGTCATGACCGTGCCCGAACGCTTCGCCCGCCGCCACGAACTGCACTGGTTCAACTTGCCGGTCAACGACGTGCCGCCGGTGGAAACCCACCTGTACTGGCACGAAAGCACCGACCAGGACCCGGCCAACCGCTGGATGCGTGAGCAGATGATCGAGTTGTGCCAACAGGTGACGGCGCATGAGAAGAAGCTCGATGGCAAGCAAGCTTGAGCCTCGCAGGGGGCTTGCTTGCGCTGGGCTGCACGGCAGCCCTTGACGTTTACGTCAACGTGCCATTAGCTTAGCGCCAAGACCTTCTTGAGCGCCCCCATGAGCACGACCTACAGCATTTCCGACCTCGCCCGCGAGCTCGACATTACTACCCGCGCCATTCGTTTCTATGAAGAACAAGGCCTGCTGGCCCCTGAACGTCGGGGCCAGGAGCGCATCTACTCGGCGCGGGACAAGGTCAGCCTCAAGCTGATCCTGCGTGGCAAACGCATCGGCTTCTCCCTGGCCGAATGCCGCGAGCTGATCGAACTCTACGACCCTACCAGCGGCAACCACATCCAGCTCAACAGCATGCTGGCCAAGATCGCCGAGCGCCGCGAGCAGCTTGAGCAACAGTTGCTGGATATCGAACAGATGAAACTGGAACTGGACACCGCCGAAGAGCGTTGCACCCAGGCCCTGGCGCAGACCATGAGCCAGGTTGGCCAATAACCAGAAGGTAGCTGCCATGTCCCTCCCCTCACACGTACGCCTGGTGGAAGTCGGCCCGCGCGACGGATTACAGAACGAAGCCCAGCCCATCAGCGTGGCCGACAAGGTCCAGTTGGTGGATGCCCTGACCGGCGCAGGCTTGCGCTATATCGAGGTTGGCAGTTTTGTGTCGCCCAAATGGGTGCCGCAGATGGCCGGCTCGGCCGAGGTGTTTGCGCAGATTCAGCGCAAGCCCGGCGTGACCTACGGCGCACTCGCACCGAACCTGCGCGGGTTTGAAGATGCGCTGGCTGCAGGCGTGAAGGAAGTGGCGGTGTTCGCGGCAGCGTCCGAGGCGTTTTCCCAGCGCAATATCAACTGCTCGATCAGCGAAAGCCTGGAGCGCTTTGCGCCAATCATGGCGGCGGCCAAGCAGCACGGCATCAGCGTGCGCGGCTATGTGTCGTGTGTGTTGGGTTGCCCTTACGAAGGTGACATCGCCCCGGAACAGGTCGCGGCGGTCGCGCGCGAGTTGTATGCCATGGGCTGCTATGAGGTTTCCCTGGGCGACACCATCGGCACCGGCACGGCGGGCGCCACGCGGCAGCTGTTTGAAGTGGTCGGTGCGCAGGTGCCACGGGACAAGCTGGCCGGGCACTTTCATGACACCTACGGCCAGGCGATTGCGAATATCTACGCCAGCCTGCTCGAAGGTGTGAGTGTGTTCGACAGCTCTATCGCAGGCCTTGGCGGCTGCCCTTACGCCAAAGGCGCTAGCGGTAACGTCGCCACCGAGGATGTGGTGTACCTGCTCAATGGCCTGGGTATCGACACCGGAGTCGACTTGCAGGCGCTGATTCGCGCGGGCCTGCAGATCAGTCAGGTGCTGGGGCGCCCAACCGGTTCGCGTGTGGCAAAGGCCCGAACAGCCGGTTGAGTAGCTTAGCCGTGACAATGTGTTACCGCACCGCTACATAGCGAGTAACACGGGAACATATTTTGTCTTATTTGCCGTAGTTCATTTCCCACGAAAAAATCAAACCATTGATTTTAAAGGACTTTTAAAAGTTGGCACGGCTTCTGCTATCTCTATTGCATAACAAGAATAAAAAGCGCCAAACCTAATAAAAATAAGACGAAACGACTCTGACATAACAAAAACAACACGGCAGAGACGCAGCTAACAGATTTTTTTGGAGAAGATGTGCTTCGCAGGGTACGGCGTGCCGAAACCCGCAACCGGTTAGAGAAAAATAAAACTACCTCAGGTAGCTACCCACTGGTTGGATCGATTACGAAGAAGCAGATCAGCGCTCAAAAAAATACGTTTGCTCTTGACCCCGGATGGGGGTCGCCAAAAACAGCGGTAAAGGGTAACGGTTGCCAAAAACAACAATAGACCGCCCCTCAATAATAAAAAAAGAGCACGCAACGACAAATTAAAGGGGACCTTCGGGTCCCCTTTGTGCTTTCTGGCGCACGGGTTCAGACGGGTATGGGCCTATCCAGTATTGATTGGGTAACAGCCACCAGCGCACGTTTTTCCTCTATCGCCCAACGCTCTCCCACCGCAATGCGTTGCGTTGATAGAAAGTCGGCTTGCGGCATTCCCGCAGGCCCGACAATCTGCTGGCGCTCTAAACCAAAAAGCCTCATCACGTCTTCCAATGCCTCGTTTATATCCTCTAGATGCGAGACACGAGCCGCAGCATTCTCGGCCTCATCATAGGCTCTGACGCACGTTTCGAGGTCATCCAGCACCGACGATTGTTCTTGTAGCAATTGTTTTGTTTCACCGAAGTGTTGCTCAATCTCTTGGGCATAGAGACTCGTCAGGTGATTGCCCCAAAAGGTCTCTTCCACCAAGAAGCGCGCCAGCGCACCCGGCACGGCCTCCTGCTCCAGCACGGTTTCGCCAGCTTGGCGGATGAGCGGTTCACTGACCGGGTACAAGTGCGCAAACGTCAAGAGGCGCGGCTGAAGCGGTAAGTTGAGCCGATCGGCCAGGGACGTTCGATAAACCAGATCCACCTCGATACCTTCACTATAGGGCTCTCTGGGCCAATCAACGACACCTGCCGCGCTCGCAATCGCGCGTACCTGGCGCTCGGCGGCGTCTGCGGCGAGAGCCCCTGGCGCGCCCAACTCCGCTGCGGCTTGCGCGGTATCTGCAGCGGCTGTTGCCGCCAGAGCGGCTTCGGCCAAAGCGGCGGCACCGGGCAAACCTTGTTCTCCAGCCACCGTCGCAGCCATGTTCAGCGCATCCGCAGCAGCACGTGCGTGCAAGGCCGATTCGCGCCCGGCAATATCCGCGCTGACCAGTTTATCCAGCTCCACCAGACGAAAATGGCCCCTGCCCAGCTCTATCAGCCTCGGTTCTACCTGCAAAGTACCCGCGTCAAGCCTGGCTTTATGAATCCGCACCTGCAGACGGAGTTTGAACAGCACATCAGTGCGTTGGTCCGTGCAGGTCCCAGGGACGTCGACCGCCTTGAAAATTTCCTGACGAAGTGCCTCATCGTCCGAAACATCTCTTATCAGCTCCCAGACTTGCCCAGCGAGCCCGGCACGCGCATTCGCTGCCTTGTAAGTGGCCGAACGGGTCATGTCCGCAATCAACCGAAAGAAAGCATCCGCACCAGGTTCTGACCGAAGGTCGCGCCATAGCTGCTCCAGTTGCACACGTTGAGCGGCCGGCATTTCCTCAAGCCAAATCAACAAGGCAACGCTCTCGGTGACATGCCGTGACATCGCCCTGTCGAGCAATGCCACACCACTGCGCTGTCGATAGGCTTCAATTCGATCCCGGGTTTGCTCGGACAGTGGATTCTCACCCAATGTCGTCCCCCTGTTCTGCTGCGCTGTTCGCTCAAACAGCGTTTCAGGCAGTTCCTGCAGCAGGTTGTTACGCAAGTCCAGACGCGTTAACCAACGCAGCTCCAGCCCTCCGACAGGCAATACGTTCAATCCGCACCTGGCCAGGTAGAGTTGATCCAACCGCGTCATAGCACTGACATCAGGTGCCAGCAGCAGAGGGTTGTTCGCCAGTGAAAGCACCCGCAAGTGGTTCAAGCGCGCCAACGCCGCCACGCTGTCAGCGGTCAACTGCAGTTGGTTGTCCGCCAGGGACAATCGGCTCAGCCCGCTCATGCTGCCAATAATCTTCGGCAGATGAGTCAGGCGATTTCCACTCAAATCCAGGTGACGCAGCCCCTTGAAGGAACCCAGAAACTCGCCGACATTATTCGAATTCGACAACCTCATGTTTCGCAGCGTCAGGCTTGCGACGTTGGGCATTTCAACCGTTAACGTCGGCAAGTCTTCGACATGCCAATTGCTGAGGTCCAGGGCGTAACCTGTCGCCTCATCGGCATTATTGCGGACGAGATCGGTACGTCGCTGCCAGCACCTCTTGATCCGCTCTGCCACCTTCAACTTAAGAGGCTGAGTGCCTGCCCATTGCTTCAAGTCCTCACTCAAGCGGTCAAATTCAACCTGCATTCGGCGAACCTCCTTGAGCATGAAGGCATCACCCTGCCCCTTGACGTTCAGGTAGTCCTCTATTTGCTCCAGCGTCGAACCGGGATAGAGCTTCTGAGCTTTGAGACGGCATTGAATGGCACGCGTTGAAGGCGTTACCGCGCCGTCACCACGAGCACCTTGAGCCAATCCCATCGGCGATTGATAGCCTTGCTCGACGGCGGGCATATCGAGGGTGTCCCGCAGCTCGGCAGGGGTACGCGCCTGCTGCTGCAAGGCACGGCGAAGATTAGTCCAACGCGCTTGCGCCGGGTAAACCATCACCTCGACATCAGGCGTCGGCACCCACTCAAACAGTGACTCGTAGAACCTGTCGGTGTCATAGGCATGCCAGGTACTCCCTACGCGTCCATCGGCACGCTTGATCCAGACATGTCTGCGTTTGGCATCGAGTAGTCCGATACTGTCCAACACCGGCCCTGTGTAGGTGCCGTCACGCAACTCGATACGTACGGTGTCCGACCACCCCGGCATATTCTCCAGGGTGTGCAGGGCGAGACGCGCCATGTCTTCGCTCATGCCTACAGGGAGGTAGAGGCTTTCGTAGGCCCGCTGCAGGCGAAATGCGTCGAGGTATTCGCGCGCCTCTTGCGAAAGCTGCAAAGGCGGTCGTTGGGTGGTAATCAGTTGCTGACGCTGAACCTCATCCATATGTTCCAGCAATTGCTCGACCGCTACGTCGGGCAACGCGGGAAACGCCTCCTGGATCCAGCGTGCAGGCGCGTCTGGACTCTGAGGTACGGCGTTCAACAGCTCATCACGCTTGAGCCGGGCCGCCAGTGCCAGTCGCAGTCTTAACCTCGAC is a window of Pseudomonas antarctica DNA encoding:
- a CDS encoding NEL-type E3 ubiquitin ligase domain-containing protein, whose product is MPDIDTAYALVEAQSIHVGPIREHIPGWYADSSLRRKRELAEFALDVPDFYLSASTLECENLHTAHADGWAALNAVDRVFDGLKDSVEFVEPLLVKAIKAQLNLDLDVRKTFYARKIYYRNRVDERSDFGGAFAFSTGVGGPRDYYYSGITLLEAAMGNFSADEGIAGSCDDCQLITRFDFQADSAVLPTEFAVKQLALTLPAHRFAALCRSLDLGKQYQAHVNAVLAPVDPPGTEAGTAATALLRELVTYQKIQLEVQARIALARKHIEADSFQMIMDYGAYRLGSKVVTWRGLDMMCSTPTIERVQTRQIMLFYTDTPRVENYLLYIPGDPDKPLMEYTSLWAVADDLAKRLCVFKYRVFFSQFIPVEYQHKFFTAVKQTLDPQDIYEPHDNFTLDSHAGHHRPRIFETTYYVDWHYWAQQKLTLTRDNAKALVVSTADQDTRAQREWLQAVGSAALDVLNLASFVVPGLGPLMMMVGAIQMMSELEETVSAIREGDTKEAWAHASGIMLNLAFVGAGHTLIPVISESEYVKGWVHVVSPQGKTRLARPDVDDYQQSVVLPPGTRPDSLGVYTHAGKRYLSAQNGRYYALANADGAFTLRHPSDLRRYAPRVVHNGMGAWVHEFEQPLSWDRRTLMRRIGPSVDGLSDEQLEQIYQVSGIHEDQLRRMYIDLSPPPPLLAESIRRFQIGRRYSVFMEQMCSPDAEVYSQSDPDLQVELLTHERIWPPSRGLSVIDTEQGATIYQAPAGSQAKAQVAISRQALYSGQLLDTVVAELSDEQLQVLLGEDVQEARLREGLSKNPSSGSYSWELTNLLRRPRDPGMTLSRLRLRLALAARLKRDELLNAVPQSPDAPARWIQEAFPALPDVAVEQLLEHMDEVQRQQLITTQRPPLQLSQEAREYLDAFRLQRAYESLYLPVGMSEDMARLALHTLENMPGWSDTVRIELRDGTYTGPVLDSIGLLDAKRRHVWIKRADGRVGSTWHAYDTDRFYESLFEWVPTPDVEVMVYPAQARWTNLRRALQQQARTPAELRDTLDMPAVEQGYQSPMGLAQGARGDGAVTPSTRAIQCRLKAQKLYPGSTLEQIEDYLNVKGQGDAFMLKEVRRMQVEFDRLSEDLKQWAGTQPLKLKVAERIKRCWQRRTDLVRNNADEATGYALDLSNWHVEDLPTLTVEMPNVASLTLRNMRLSNSNNVGEFLGSFKGLRHLDLSGNRLTHLPKIIGSMSGLSRLSLADNQLQLTADSVAALARLNHLRVLSLANNPLLLAPDVSAMTRLDQLYLARCGLNVLPVGGLELRWLTRLDLRNNLLQELPETLFERTAQQNRGTTLGENPLSEQTRDRIEAYRQRSGVALLDRAMSRHVTESVALLIWLEEMPAAQRVQLEQLWRDLRSEPGADAFFRLIADMTRSATYKAANARAGLAGQVWELIRDVSDDEALRQEIFKAVDVPGTCTDQRTDVLFKLRLQVRIHKARLDAGTLQVEPRLIELGRGHFRLVELDKLVSADIAGRESALHARAAADALNMAATVAGEQGLPGAAALAEAALAATAAADTAQAAAELGAPGALAADAAERQVRAIASAAGVVDWPREPYSEGIEVDLVYRTSLADRLNLPLQPRLLTFAHLYPVSEPLIRQAGETVLEQEAVPGALARFLVEETFWGNHLTSLYAQEIEQHFGETKQLLQEQSSVLDDLETCVRAYDEAENAAARVSHLEDINEALEDVMRLFGLERQQIVGPAGMPQADFLSTQRIAVGERWAIEEKRALVAVTQSILDRPIPV